From the Salvelinus alpinus chromosome 32, SLU_Salpinus.1, whole genome shotgun sequence genome, one window contains:
- the LOC139562632 gene encoding zinc finger SWIM domain-containing protein 8-like isoform X2, translated as MELMFAEWEDGERFSFEDSDRFEEDSLCSFISEAESLCQNWRGWRKQSAGPNSPTVKIKDGQVIPLVELSAKQVAFHIPFEVVEKVYPPVPEQLQLRIAYWSFPENEEDIRLYSCLANGSPDEFQRGEQLYRMRAVKDPLQIGFHLSATVVSPQAGQSKGAYNVAVMFDRCRITSCSCTCGAGAKWCAHVVALCLFRIHNASAVCLRAPVSESLSRLQRDQLQKFAQYLISELPQQILPTAQRLLDELLSSQSTAINTVCGAPDPTAGPSASDQSTWYLDESTLSDNIKKTLHKFCGPSPVVFSDVNSMYLSSTEPPAAAEWACLLRPLRGREPEGIWNLLSIVREMLKRRDSNAAPLLEILTEQCLTYEQIIGWWYSVRTSASHSSASGHTGRSNGQSEVAAHACASMCDEMVVLWRLAVLDPTMSPHRRLELAAQLKQWHLKVIEIVKRGQHRKSLDKLFQGFKPAVESCYFNWEVAYPLPGITYCSADKKSASFCWARAVQQQRGAKAGLAGDPPEHGGGRSGSSEGGGGDYKGRSPQQEVAVRPKETIVSKRKGLSAGGGGGVLVRLGGSVSLSLEEGSSKGMYKGAGSSSSTGGKAKIAQGGKSSSGGSGVVGGKHQAAKRRTSSEDSSLEPDMAELSLDDGSSLALGAEASNTFDFMPPPPEMLPSPSPLLREPHKYSGGGKGAGNTPKERAFEGKRVTLAATLPATEPQPAFPTKENAAVIVEAAITVEKVVNVEAEMNGNEEAAIAGDARPSTSVVTVTAAAAKSPRGARRETGTEAVALPNQAPEGAAEAGAGGDPVGEDDYQAYFLNSANEEGAERVSENNEEEPDIFAGIKPLEQEGQMEVLFACAEALHAHGYSNDACRLAVELAGDLLANPPDLKVEQPQTKGKKSKVSTSRQTQVATNTLVKTSFLLTVLSERLELHNLAFSTGMFSLELQRPPASTKALEVKLAYQESEVVALLKKIPLGLVEMTSIRDRAEQLRDGNFCDYRPVLPLMLASFIFDVLCTPVCTVVSPTGSRPPSRNRNNEMPGDEELGFEAAVAALGMKTTVSEAEHPLLCEGTRREKGDLALALMITYKDDQSKLKKILDKLLDRESQTHKPQTLSSFYSSKPAASSQRSPSKHATHTAHGHGGATGGVSKHAPNTTAAAGSSSSLQAVAAGGAAGQQAGLAGSGVQNNSTAGECVSEAREQDGVQPASCDQPSEAVPFKPEGTVPSRLALGGRGAYSGRCWGSPVRQKKKHTGMASIDSSAPETTSDSSPTLSRRPLRGGWAAASWGRGQDSDSISSSSSDSLGSSSSSGSRRAGGGARAKSTDTSRYKGRRPECHAPHVPNQPSEAAAHFYFELAKTVLIKAGGNSSTSIFTQPSASGGHQGPHRNLHLCAFEIGLYALGLHNFVSPNWLSRTYSSHVSWITGQAMEIGSAALNILVECWDGHLTPPEVASLADRASRARDPNMVRAAAELALSCLPHAHALNPNEIQRALVQCKEQVHVRYSSVLQKTHRTTHDNVMLEKACMAVEEAAKGGGVYPEVLFEVAHQWYWLYEQTVGGVSGAQREGPGRCGANGGAGRRPPETGHGVMDNIGNMDSSGVATVTASVTAAAVVPVISVGSTIYQSHALPGSAMAHPHTQGLHPYTTIQAHLPTVCTPQYLGHPLQHVPRPTVFPVSGGAYPQCVCVPSQGMHPAFIGAQYPFSVATGPHPPMAATAVTFPGVPVPSMTQIAVHPYHTETGLPLSTTVAGAASFSPFYPVGGVHSGATIQAIQGSSLPGMSSQPVSLVSAPFPSEDEQHSQPISQQGLHYLHSAYRVGMLALEMLGRRAHNDHPNNFSRSPPYTEDVKWLLGLAARLGVNYVYQFCVGAAKGVLSPFVLQEIIMEALQRLNPAHIHAHLRTPAFHQLVQRCQQAYLQYIHHRLIHLTPADYDDFVNIIRSARGAFCLTPVGMMQFNDVLQNLKRGKQTKELWQRISLEMATFSP; from the exons ATGGAACTAATGTTCGCCGAGTGGGAAGACGGAGAGAGGTTCTCCTTCGAAGATTCTGACCGGTTCGAGGAGGACTCGCTCTGCTCCTTCATATCAGAGGCTGAGAGTCTGTGTCAGAACTGGAGGGGATGGAGAAAACAGTCTGCTGGACCAAATTCTCCTACAGTGAAGATTAAAG ATGGTCAGGTCATCCCTCTGGTGGAGCTATCAGCCAAGCAGGTGGCATTCCACATCCCGTTTGAGGTGGTGGAGAAGGTCTACCCTCCTGTCCCCGAGCAGCTGCAGCTCCGCATCGCCTACTGGAGCTTCCCAGAGAACGAGGAGGACATCCG GCTGTACTCGTGTCTGGCTAACGGCAGCCCTGATGAGTTCCAGCGAGGGGAGCAGCTGTACAGGATGAGGGCTGTCAAAGACCCTCTGCAGATAG gttTCCACCTCAGTGCCACCGTGGTGTCGCCCCAGGCTGGCCAATCAAAAGGGGCGTACAATGTGGCTGTCATGTTCGACCGCTGCCGCATCACTTCCTGCAGTTGCACCTGTGGAGCCGGGGCCAAGTGGTGCGCCCATGTGGTGGCCCTCTGCCTCTTCAGGATCCACAAC GCGTCTGCAGTGTGCTTGCGAGCCCCCGTGTCAGAGTCCCTGTCCCGGCTGCAGAGGGACCAGCTGCAGAAGTTTGCCCAGTACCTCATCAGTGAGCTTCCCCAACAG ATTTTGCCCACAGCCCAGAGGCTCCTGGATGAGCTCCTGTCCTCCCAGTCCACAGCCATCAACACAGTGTGTGGGGCTCCCG ACCCCACTGCTGGCCCCTCAGCCTCTGATCAGAGCACCTGGTATCTAGATGAGTCTACGCTCAGTGACAACATCAAGAAGACTCTGCACAAGTTCTGTGGCCCCTCTCCTGTTGTCTTCAG TGACGTCAACTCCATGTACCTGTCATCCACGGAGCCTCCGGCGGCGGCAGAGTGGGCGTGTCTGCTGAGGCCGCTGAGGGGGCGGGAGCCCGAGGGGATCTGGAACCTCCTGTCCATCGTTAGGGAGATGCTCAAGAGGAGAGACAGCAATGCTGCACCCCTACTAGAGATCCTCACTGAGCAGTGTCTCACTTATGAACAG ATCATTGGCTGGTGGTACAGCGTGCGTACGTCGGCATCCCACAGCAGTGCCAGCGGGCACACGGGGCGCAGTAACGGGCAGTCGGAGGTGGCAGCCCACGCCTGCGCCAGCATGTGTGATGAGATGGTCGTTCTGTGGAGGCTGGCTGTCCTAGACCCCACCATGAGCCCTCATAG GCGTTTGGAGCTGGCTGCCCAGCTCAAGCAGTGGCATCTGAAAGTGATTGAGATCGTGAAGCGAGGACAACACCGCAAGTCCCTGGACAAACTGTTCCAGGGCTTCAAGCCAGCCGTGGAGTCCTGCTACTTCAACTGGGAGGTGGCCTACCCACTGCCAGGCATCACCTACTGCAGTGCAGACAAGAAGAGCGCTTCCTTCTGCTGGGCCAGGGCAGTGCAGCAGCAGAGAGGGGCCAAGGCTGGCCTGGCTGGAGACCCCCCTGAACATGGAGGAGGGAGATCTGGCAGTTCTGAGGGAGGTGGGGGAGACTACAAGGGCAGAAGTCCCCAACAAGAAGTGGCGGTCAGGCCCAAAGAGACCATCGTGAGCAAGAGGAAGGGGTTGTCGGCCGGGGGCGGAGGAGGGGTCCTAGTGCGGCTAGGGggcagtgtgtctctctctctagaggaGGGCAGTAGTAAGGGGATGTACAAAGGCGCAGGTTCCTCCTCGTCCACTGGGGGCAAGGCTAAGATAGCCCAGGGGGGCAAGTCGTCCTCTGGGGGATCAGGAGTGGTAGGGGGAAAACACCAAGCGGCCAAGCGGCGCACCAGCAGTGAGGACAGCTCCCTCGAGCCTGACATGGCCGAGCTGAGCCTGGATGATGGCTCCAGTCTGGCGCTGGGTGCTGAGGCCAGCAACACCTTTGACTTCATGCCCCCGCCGCCTGAGATGCTGCCCTCACCAAGCCCGCTACTCAGAGAGCCACACAAATACAGTGGGGGAGGGAAAGGGGCCGGAAACACGCCCAAGGAGCGCGCCTTCGAGGGCAAACGGGTCACCCTTGCTGCCACCCTGCCTGCCACTGAGCCCCAGCCCGCTTTCCCCACCAAAGAGAACGCTGCTGTCATCGTGGAAGCAGCCATTACCGTGGAGAAGGTGGTGAATGTGGAGGCGGAGATGAATGGAAATGAGGAGGCGGCCATCGCTGGAGACGCTCGGCCCTCCACCTCGGTTGTTACCGTGACTGCAGCTGCTGCCAAGTCACCGCGTGGTGCCCGCCGAGAAACTGGCACCGAAGCCGTAGCCCTGCCCAATCAGGCCCCAGAGGGAGCAGCAGAAGCAGGGGCAGGAGGAGACCCTGTAGGAGAGGATGACTACCAGGCCTACTTTCTGAATTCAGCTAAtgaggagggggcagagagagtgtCGGAGAACAACGAGGAGGAACCAGACATCTTTGCTGGGATCAAGCCACTGGAGCAGGAGGGCCAGATGGAGGTGCTGTTTGCGTGTGCAGAGGCCCTCCACGCTCACGGCTACAGCAACGATGCCTGCAGACTGGCAGTGGAGCTGGCTGGAGACCTGCTGGCCAACCCTCCAGACCTGAAGGTGGagcagccccagaccaagggcaAGAAGAGCAAGGTGTCCACCAGCAGGCAGACCCAGGTGGCCACCAACACGCTGGTTAAGACCTCCTTCCTGCTGACGGTGCTGAGCGAGAGGCTGGAGCTTCACAACCTGGCCTTCAGCACGGGTATGTTCTCTCTGGAGCTGCAGAGGCCCCCAGCCTCCACCAAGGCCCTGGAGGTCAAGCTTGCCTACCAGGAGTCAGAGGTGGTGGCTCTGCTGAAGAAAATCCCTCTGGGCCTGGTGGAGATGACGTCCATACGGGACAGGGCCGAGCAGCTCCGAGACGGGAACTTCTGTGACTACAGGCCCGTCCTGCCCCTCATGCTGGCCAGCTTCATATTTGATGTGCTGTGTACCCCA GTTTGTACAGTTGTGTCCCCCACAGGTTCCCGTCCGCCTAGCCGTAATCGGAACAACGAGATGCCTGGAGATGAGGAGCTGGGCTTTGAGGCGGCTGTAGCAGCACTGG GTATGAAGACCACAGTGAGCGAGGCAGAGcatcctctgctgtgtgaggggaccaggagagagaaaggagacttGGCTCTGGCCCTCATGATCACATACAAGGATGACCAGAGCAAGCTGAAAAAG ATCCTGGACAAGCTGCTGGACAGAGAGAGCCAGACCCACAAGCCCCAGACCCTGAGCTCCTTCTACTCCAGCAAGCCAGCTGCCAGCAGTCAAAGGAGCCCGTCCAAGCACGCTACCCACACTGCTCACGGACACGGAGGTGCCACCGGAGGGGTGTCCAAACATGCACCCAACACCACAGCTGCAGCCgggtcctcctcctccttgcaAGCGGTGGCTGCTGGGGGGGCGGCAGGACAGCAGGCGGGTCTGGCGGGCAGTGGGGTGCAGAACAACTCCACAGCCGGAGAGTGTGTCAGTGAGGCCAGAGAGCAAG ATGGTGTCCAGCCTGCGTCATGTGACCAGCCGAGTGAGGCTGTCCCATTCAAGCCAGAGGGCACAGTGCCGAGCCGCTTGGCGCTGGGAGGACGGGGGGCATACAGCGGGCGCTGCTGGGGCTCTCCTGTCCGCCAGAAGAAGAAACACACAG GCATGGCGAGTATCGACAGCAGTGCTCCTGAGACCACCTCAGACAGCTCCCCCACCCTTAGTCGACGCCCACTCAGAGGGGGCTGGGCCGCAGCTTCCTGGGGGAGGGGCCAAGACAGTGACAGCATCAGCAGCTCCTCTTCTGATTCGCTAGGCTCCTCCTCATCCAGTGGCTCTCGCAGGGCCGGAGGCGGAGCTAGAGCAAAGAGCACAGACACCAGCAG GTATAAAGGGCGTCGTCCCGAGTGCCATGCACCACATGTGCCCAACCAACCGTCGGAGGCGGCGGCCCACTTCTACTTCGAGCTGGCCAAGACCGTGCTGATCAAGGCCGGGGGCAACAGCTCCACCTCCATCTTCACCCAGCCCTCAGCCAGTGGAGGCCACCAGGGGCCCCACCGCAACTTGCACCTCTGTGCCTTTGAGATCGGCCTGTACGCCCTAGGCCTGCACAACTTTGTCTCACCTAACTGGCTCTCCAGGACCTACTCCTCCCACGTCTCCTGGATCACAG gCCAGGCCATGGAGATCGGCAGTGCTGCCCTCAACATCCTAGTGGAATGCTGGGACGGGCACCTCACCCCTCCCGAGGTGGCATCACTGGCCGACAGAGCATCACGGGCGCGGGATCCTAACATGGTTCGCGCTGCGGCTGAGCTGGCCCTAAGCTGCCTGCCCCATGCACACGCCCTCAACCCCAATGAGATCCAGAGGGCCCTGGTGCAGTGCAAGGAACAGGTACATGTCCGGTACTCTTCAGTTCTGCAGAAGACACATCGGACTACTCAT gACAATGTGATGCTAGAGAAAGCCTGTATGGCTGTAGAGGAGGCAGCCAAGGGGGGCGGTGTGTACCCTGAGGTTCTGTTTGAGGTGGCCCACCAGTGGTACTGGCTCTATGAGCAGACAGTAGGAGGGGTGTCAGGGGCCCAGCGTGAAGGCCCGGGACGCTGTGGGGCCAACGGTGGAGCTGGAAGGAGGCCCCCAGAGACGGGCCACGGTGTAATGGACAACATTGGCAACATGGATTCCTCCGGCGTCGCTACGGTGACGGCCTCAGTGACAGCAGCGGCTGTGGTGCCCGTCATCTCTGTGGGCTCCACCATCTACCAATCACACGCCCTTCCCGGCTCGGCCATGGCCCACCCCCACACCCAGGGCCTGCAcccctacaccaccatccagGCCCACCTACCCACAGTCTGCACCCCCCAGTACCTGGGGCACCCACTGCAGCACGTCCCCCGGCCCACTGTATTCCCTGTGTCAGGGGGTGCCTACCCACAG tgtgtctgtgtgccctcTCAGGGAATGCACCCGGCCTTTATCGGTGCCCAGTACCCGTTCTCAGTGGCCACTGGCCCCCATCCGCCCATGGCAGCGACAGCGGTCACCTTCCCCGGTGTTCCCGTGCCGTCCATGACCCAGATCGCCGTCCACCCCTATCACACCGAGACCGGCCTGCCTCTTAGCACCACTGTAGCAG GAGCCGCATCTTTTTCCCCTTTCTATCCAGTAGGTGGCGTCCATTCAGGCGCCACAATCCAGGCCATTCAGGGGTCATCTCTTCCTGGAATGTCTTCTCAGCCTGTCTCATTGGTCAGCGCCCCCTTCCCGTCTGAAGACGAGCAGCAtagccagccaatcagccagcaGGGCCTTCACTACCtgcactcagcatacagagttg GCATGCTAGCTTTGGAGATGCTTGGCAGGAGGGCTCACAACGACCACCCCAATAACTTCTCCCGCAGCCCCCCATACACAGAGGACGTCAAGTGGCTCCTGGGCCTGGCTGCACGGCTAG GCGTGAACTACGTGTACCAGTTCTGTGTGGGTGCGGCTAAGGGCGTGCTCAGCCCCTTCGTTCTTCAGGAGATCATCATGGAGGCTCTCCAGAGACTGAACCCCGCCCACATCCATGCCCATCTCCGCACGCCTGCCTTCCACCAACTGGTGCAGCGCTGCCAGCAGGCCTACCTACAG TACATCCACCACCGGCTGATCCACCTGACCCCGGCCGACTACGACGACTTTGTCAACATCATCCGCAGCGCCCGCGGGGCCTTCTGCCTGACCCCTGTGGGCATGATGCAGTTCAACGACGTGCTGCAGAACCTGAAGAGGGGCAAGCAGACGAAGGAGCTGTGGCAGCGCATCTCTCTGGAGATGGCCACCTTCTCCCCATGA